A window from Rhizosphaericola mali encodes these proteins:
- a CDS encoding NAD(P)H-binding protein, whose translation MKIVITGSLGHISKPLTTTLIKNGHSVTVISSNTDKQKNIEVIGANAAIGNIENLDFLTKTFTDADAVYTMLPPFKFEENPSLDAREEARRLANNYVTAIQRSGVKKVIHLSSIGAHTDKGNGLLAFHFIAEQVLNSLPNDVAISFIRPVGFYYNLYQFKDIIKGEGFLKGFIGMFMTLRYYGLIGFIKGKKGLIVSNYGAEDKMPWVSPMDIATTVAEELTTILTGRKVRYVASEELTCHQVATFLGTAIGKPYLKWVAISDKQMLDALIKLKLPISLARDIVEMNASMRNSGILFEDYYRNKPALGKVKMIDFAKEFASVYFSK comes from the coding sequence ACTACGACTTTAATTAAAAATGGTCATTCAGTCACAGTCATTAGTAGCAATACTGACAAGCAAAAAAATATTGAAGTAATAGGTGCAAATGCCGCAATTGGTAATATAGAAAACCTTGATTTCTTAACAAAAACTTTTACTGATGCAGATGCAGTTTACACTATGCTTCCACCTTTTAAATTTGAAGAAAACCCGAGTCTTGATGCAAGGGAAGAAGCACGAAGGCTTGCAAACAATTATGTTACGGCAATCCAGAGATCAGGGGTCAAAAAGGTAATTCACCTCAGTAGTATTGGTGCACATACAGATAAAGGGAATGGATTGTTAGCGTTTCATTTTATAGCAGAGCAGGTATTAAATTCGCTGCCTAACGATGTTGCAATTAGCTTTATACGACCTGTTGGATTCTATTACAACCTATACCAATTTAAGGATATTATTAAAGGTGAGGGGTTTTTGAAAGGCTTTATCGGTATGTTTATGACACTCCGTTATTATGGCTTAATAGGTTTTATAAAAGGTAAAAAAGGACTTATTGTATCCAATTATGGTGCTGAAGATAAAATGCCCTGGGTTTCGCCCATGGACATTGCAACCACGGTGGCTGAGGAACTGACGACAATATTAACTGGCCGTAAAGTGCGCTACGTAGCAAGTGAAGAGTTAACTTGCCATCAGGTCGCCACTTTTCTTGGTACAGCCATAGGCAAACCTTATCTGAAATGGGTGGCCATCAGTGATAAACAAATGTTGGACGCTTTAATCAAATTAAAATTGCCAATATCGCTAGCAAGAGATATTGTTGAAATGAATGCTAGTATGCGTAACAGCGGAATATTATTTGAAGATTATTATAGAAACAAACCCGCTCTTGGTAAAGTAAAAATGATAGATTTTGCTAAAGAATTTGCCTCTGTTTACTTTTCAAAATAG